The Flavobacteriaceae bacterium 3519-10 genome includes a window with the following:
- a CDS encoding secreted peptidase, family S9: protein MPPKPGRKFNIMNAPTAKKIDKTLEIHGDRRIDPYYWMNERENPEVIKYLEEENAYCDFQMRDTQDFQQQLFDEMKARYKEDDESLPYFFNSYWYISRFEIGKEYPIFSRKFQSLDNDEEILLDVNILAQGLDFLEVGSVAVSPDNKLMSYSSDNMGRRIYSLNFKDLQTGELFEDEIHNTTGKAVWAHDNKHVFYIRKDESLRAFQVYRHLLGADTDEDVLVFDEKDETFDVNVFKTKSLEYVFIASSSTVSDEMRFIPSDNVHADWKIIQPRTEDLEYSVEHYKDEFYIITNADEATNFKIVKTKVAQPEMKYWQDVIPHRPETLLEGFEIFRDFFVLEERTEGLLHIKIIENETGNSHYLQFSDPTYTAYIGLNLEFNTDKLRYGYTSLTKPNSTLEYDMRNHTTEILKEQEVLGGKFFGQNYISERIWAPSRDGIASIPISLVYHKDTQKSAETPLLLYGYGSYGHTVDASFSNVRLSILDRGFVYAIAHIRGGEYLGREWYEEGKMLHKKNTFYDFIDAAKYLISQNYTSEKHLYAMGGSAGGLLMGAVINEEPNMFNGVVAQVPFVDVVTTMLDDTIPLTTGEYDEWGNPNEEEYYHYMKSYSPYDNIETKEYPNILITTGLHDSQVQYWEPAKWTAKLRELKTDDNLLLFKTDMSAGHGGASGRFESLKEDALEYAFLLKLENKTDGK from the coding sequence ATGCCACCTAAGCCGGGACGAAAATTTAATATTATGAATGCACCAACAGCAAAAAAGATAGATAAAACCCTCGAGATCCACGGCGACAGAAGAATCGATCCGTATTACTGGATGAACGAAAGGGAGAATCCTGAAGTTATAAAATATCTCGAAGAGGAAAATGCGTACTGCGATTTCCAGATGCGGGATACGCAGGATTTTCAGCAGCAGCTTTTTGATGAAATGAAAGCGCGCTACAAAGAAGATGACGAGAGCCTGCCTTATTTCTTTAACAGCTACTGGTATATCAGCCGTTTCGAAATCGGGAAAGAATATCCGATTTTCAGTCGCAAATTTCAGTCTTTAGACAATGACGAAGAAATTTTGCTCGACGTTAATATTTTAGCACAAGGTCTTGATTTTCTTGAAGTGGGCAGCGTAGCTGTTTCGCCCGATAATAAGCTGATGAGCTATTCGTCAGACAATATGGGCCGCAGGATTTATTCTTTAAATTTTAAAGATCTGCAAACCGGCGAACTGTTTGAAGACGAGATACATAATACCACCGGAAAAGCCGTCTGGGCGCACGATAACAAACACGTTTTCTACATCAGGAAAGACGAAAGCCTGCGTGCGTTTCAGGTATATCGCCACCTTTTGGGCGCCGATACCGACGAAGATGTGCTTGTTTTTGATGAAAAAGATGAGACATTTGATGTAAACGTATTCAAAACCAAGTCTTTAGAGTATGTTTTTATCGCCAGCTCCAGCACAGTGTCAGATGAGATGCGCTTTATTCCTTCAGATAACGTTCATGCGGACTGGAAGATAATTCAGCCCAGAACCGAAGATCTGGAGTATTCAGTTGAGCATTATAAAGATGAATTCTACATCATCACCAACGCCGACGAAGCGACGAACTTCAAAATCGTAAAAACCAAAGTTGCCCAACCTGAAATGAAGTACTGGCAGGACGTCATTCCGCACCGGCCCGAGACTTTACTTGAAGGTTTTGAGATTTTCCGCGACTTTTTCGTGCTTGAAGAAAGAACCGAAGGTTTGCTTCATATTAAAATCATTGAGAATGAGACCGGAAATTCGCATTATCTGCAGTTCTCCGATCCAACATATACGGCATACATCGGTTTGAATCTCGAATTTAATACCGATAAGCTGCGCTACGGTTATACGAGCCTTACCAAACCGAACTCCACCCTCGAATACGATATGAGGAATCATACCACGGAAATTCTGAAGGAACAGGAGGTTTTGGGTGGAAAGTTTTTTGGTCAAAATTATATTTCCGAACGGATTTGGGCCCCGTCTCGGGATGGAATTGCAAGTATTCCGATCTCATTGGTGTATCATAAAGACACGCAGAAATCTGCTGAAACACCTTTGCTGCTCTACGGTTACGGCAGTTACGGACATACCGTTGACGCGAGTTTCTCGAACGTCAGGCTTTCAATTCTGGACCGCGGTTTCGTGTACGCGATTGCGCACATCCGTGGCGGCGAATATTTGGGCCGTGAATGGTATGAAGAGGGCAAAATGCTTCATAAAAAGAACACTTTTTACGATTTCATCGATGCTGCAAAGTATTTAATATCACAGAATTATACTTCCGAAAAACATCTGTATGCGATGGGTGGCAGCGCGGGCGGCCTGTTGATGGGTGCTGTGATTAATGAAGAGCCGAACATGTTCAACGGAGTCGTGGCGCAGGTGCCTTTCGTCGATGTGGTGACGACGATGTTGGATGATACCATTCCGCTCACGACGGGGGAGTATGATGAATGGGGAAATCCAAATGAAGAAGAATACTATCATTACATGAAATCGTATTCGCCATACGATAATATTGAGACTAAAGAATATCCTAATATCCTGATCACAACTGGCTTACATGATTCTCAGGTTCAGTATTGGGAGCCCGCAAAATGGACGGCAAAACTGCGAGAACTGAAAACCGACGACAATCTGCTTTTATTCAAAACAGATATGAGTGCCGGCCATGGCGGCGCTTCAGGCAGGTTCGAATCGCTTAAAGAAGACGCGCTGGAATATGCATTTCTGCTAAAATTAGAAAACAAAACTGATGGAAAATAA
- a CDS encoding uroporphyrinogen-III synthase HemD, putative translates to MMMKIKSILVSQPAPNESSPYLEMAKKEKIRIDFRPFIHVEGVDAKELRTQKIDLSQFTGIIFTSKNAIDHYFRLAEEMRFAVPDSMRYICQSEAIANYLQKHIVYRKRKISFGERNFADLLPLFKKFPTEKYLIPAGETLSADTVKVLDSSSIDWTRATMYRTVSSDLSDIKLDEYDMLVFFSPQGIRSLGTNFKDFVQNDTKIAVFGTTTEMAAKEAGLVVNVMAPSKESPSMTMAIEKYIRSINK, encoded by the coding sequence TTGATGATGAAAATTAAATCTATACTTGTTTCGCAGCCCGCACCTAATGAGTCTTCCCCATATCTGGAGATGGCCAAAAAGGAGAAAATAAGAATTGATTTCAGGCCGTTTATACATGTTGAAGGAGTAGATGCAAAGGAGCTTAGGACCCAAAAGATCGATCTTTCCCAATTCACAGGAATTATTTTCACCAGCAAAAACGCTATCGACCATTACTTCAGGCTTGCTGAGGAAATGCGTTTTGCGGTGCCCGATTCTATGCGCTACATCTGCCAGTCTGAGGCAATTGCAAACTACCTGCAGAAACACATCGTGTACCGGAAGCGTAAAATTTCTTTCGGTGAACGGAATTTTGCGGACCTGCTGCCGCTTTTCAAAAAATTCCCGACCGAAAAATATCTTATTCCCGCCGGTGAAACGCTCAGTGCAGACACCGTGAAGGTTCTGGACTCGTCCTCAATCGACTGGACGCGTGCTACGATGTACCGTACGGTGAGCAGTGATCTTAGCGATATAAAACTCGACGAATACGATATGTTGGTGTTTTTCAGCCCGCAGGGTATCCGCTCGCTCGGCACCAACTTCAAAGATTTTGTGCAGAACGATACCAAAATTGCGGTATTCGGCACTACCACAGAGATGGCAGCCAAAGAGGCCGGCCTGGTTGTAAATGTGATGGCGCCAAGCAAAGAAAGCCCTTCGATGACGATGGCTATTGAAAAATATATCAGAAGCATCAATAAATAG
- a CDS encoding Dolichol-phosphate mannosyltransferase has translation MKAGKVYLCQLIAWMKKLVIIPTYNEKENIEQIISAVFALEEDFHILIVDDSSPDGTAEIVKNMRQTYPLHLHLNIRKVKDGLGQAYLHGFRWALQNQYDYIFEMDADFSHNPKDLNRLYEACQQADMSIGSRYSKGVNVVNWPMGRVLLSYFASKYVRFILGIPIHDTTAGFVCFSRKVLENIGLEDIKLKGYGFQIEMKYRAIKKGFKVVEVPIIFTNRELGQSKMHGGIIHEAVFGVLDLKIKSWLGKL, from the coding sequence TTGAAAGCCGGAAAAGTTTATCTTTGCCAATTAATTGCATGGATGAAAAAACTCGTCATAATCCCTACTTATAACGAAAAGGAAAATATTGAACAGATTATTTCCGCGGTTTTCGCGCTGGAAGAGGATTTTCATATTTTAATTGTTGACGATTCTTCACCCGACGGCACCGCCGAAATTGTAAAGAATATGCGGCAGACGTACCCGCTGCACCTTCATCTTAACATCAGAAAAGTGAAAGACGGACTTGGCCAGGCTTACCTGCACGGTTTCCGGTGGGCGCTGCAAAACCAATACGATTACATTTTCGAGATGGATGCAGATTTCTCGCACAACCCGAAGGATCTTAACCGCTTGTATGAAGCTTGCCAGCAAGCAGATATGAGTATCGGTTCCCGCTATTCTAAAGGTGTAAACGTTGTGAACTGGCCGATGGGTAGGGTTCTGCTTTCCTATTTTGCGTCGAAATACGTGCGTTTTATCCTCGGGATTCCAATTCACGATACGACGGCAGGTTTTGTTTGTTTTTCGCGAAAAGTGCTCGAAAATATCGGATTAGAGGATATTAAACTTAAAGGCTACGGCTTTCAGATCGAAATGAAATACCGCGCCATAAAGAAAGGCTTCAAAGTGGTGGAAGTTCCTATCATATTCACTAACAGAGAATTAGGACAAAGCAAAATGCATGGAGGGATTATTCATGAAGCAGTTTTTGGCGTGCTGGATCTTAAAATAAAATCATGGCTCGGTAAATTATGA
- a CDS encoding tRNA-guanine transglycosylase has translation MKDNITTPFFEINKSSTGKARAGTVTTDHGTIQTPIFMPVGTVASVKTVHQRELKDDIKAQIILGNTYHLNLRPGMDVMEAAGGLHKFMNWDLPILTDSGGYQVFSLTKSRKLNEEGVKFKSHIDGSTHFISPEKSMEIQRQIGADIFMAFDECTPYPCEYNLAKTSMEMTHRWLRRCIEWTEANPEIYGHKQHLFPIVQGSTYSDLRKASAEFISEQNAVGNAIGGLSVGEPEDEMYRITDEVTDILPKDKPRYLMGVGTPWNILESIGLGIDMMDCVMPTRNARNGMLFTWNGVMNMKNEKWKADFSPLDEFGTSYVDSAYSKAYVRHLFVAKEYLSKQIASVHNLAFYLDLVRVARQHIVAGDFYDWKESVVPVLKQRL, from the coding sequence TTGAAAGATAATATAACAACCCCGTTCTTCGAAATTAATAAATCATCCACCGGAAAAGCACGTGCAGGCACCGTTACTACAGATCACGGCACGATACAGACGCCTATTTTTATGCCTGTTGGCACGGTGGCTTCAGTTAAAACCGTGCATCAGCGCGAGCTAAAGGACGACATCAAAGCACAGATCATCCTCGGAAATACCTATCATCTGAATTTGCGGCCCGGAATGGACGTGATGGAGGCTGCAGGCGGCCTGCACAAATTTATGAACTGGGATTTGCCTATTCTCACAGATTCAGGTGGTTACCAGGTTTTTTCACTGACAAAATCGCGCAAACTTAACGAAGAAGGCGTAAAATTTAAATCTCATATCGACGGAAGCACGCACTTCATATCGCCGGAAAAATCAATGGAAATCCAGCGGCAGATTGGCGCCGACATTTTTATGGCTTTTGATGAATGTACACCCTATCCATGCGAGTACAATTTAGCCAAAACCTCAATGGAAATGACGCACCGCTGGCTTAGACGATGTATTGAATGGACGGAGGCAAACCCCGAAATTTACGGTCATAAACAACACCTTTTCCCAATCGTGCAGGGATCAACCTATTCCGATCTCCGAAAAGCTTCCGCAGAATTCATTTCAGAACAGAATGCGGTAGGCAACGCGATTGGTGGTCTTTCTGTGGGTGAACCTGAAGATGAAATGTACCGCATAACCGACGAAGTGACGGATATTCTGCCAAAAGACAAGCCGCGATATCTGATGGGAGTGGGAACGCCATGGAATATTCTTGAATCAATAGGTCTTGGAATTGACATGATGGATTGTGTGATGCCGACCAGAAACGCAAGAAACGGAATGCTCTTCACCTGGAACGGTGTGATGAACATGAAAAATGAAAAATGGAAAGCGGATTTTTCACCTCTCGACGAATTCGGGACGAGTTATGTAGACTCTGCTTATTCCAAAGCGTATGTGCGGCATCTTTTTGTGGCGAAAGAATACCTTTCGAAACAGATTGCCTCGGTGCACAACCTTGCTTTTTATCTTGATCTGGTGCGGGTTGCGCGCCAACACATTGTAGCCGGCGACTTCTATGATTGGAAAGAATCCGTAGTTCCGGTACTTAAACAAAGACTGTAA
- a CDS encoding membrane protein, putative, which yields MKIIDLHIIKKYLGTFAFMLGLLTLIVLIIDVQAKAPRIESNGFSVTEFLINFYPYWIVNLIITFMSILVFISVIFFTSRMANNTEIVAIISSGASFHRFARPYLITSSFIAAIALLLNHFVLPLANVKKNELEPYTYTAKSREEYIGNTEVSTQLSKSEYIFIKSYNRKERRGSGFMYQKFDKNRKLTYQIIANEFSWDDKKSHFILNSYLEKTVRKDETEKLGSGDTMTKSFGHPPEELFPGVLLGQNKTTPDLIGFIDREKEKGNANLGNYQNELHQRTSMPVSVIILTFLGLSLASQKKRGGLGMNLAIGISLAFVFVFSFEALKVVSKNQSLPPLLAMWLPNLIFGPVALYLYLKRANQ from the coding sequence ATGAAGATTATTGATCTGCATATCATCAAAAAATATCTGGGCACCTTTGCGTTTATGCTGGGCTTGCTCACGCTGATCGTGCTCATCATCGATGTTCAGGCAAAAGCGCCGCGGATCGAATCCAACGGTTTTTCAGTTACCGAGTTTCTGATCAATTTTTATCCGTACTGGATTGTGAATCTGATCATTACCTTCATGTCGATCCTTGTGTTTATCTCGGTCATCTTCTTCACTTCAAGAATGGCCAATAACACCGAGATTGTAGCGATTATAAGTTCCGGAGCGAGTTTCCATAGGTTTGCGAGGCCGTATTTAATCACGTCAAGTTTCATTGCGGCAATTGCGCTTTTACTTAACCATTTTGTTTTGCCGCTGGCGAATGTTAAAAAAAACGAACTTGAGCCTTATACCTACACTGCAAAATCTCGTGAAGAGTATATTGGCAACACAGAAGTTTCGACGCAGCTTTCGAAAAGCGAATATATCTTCATAAAAAGTTACAACCGCAAAGAAAGACGCGGCTCGGGTTTTATGTACCAGAAATTCGATAAGAATCGTAAACTAACCTACCAGATTATCGCGAATGAATTCAGCTGGGACGATAAAAAAAGCCATTTTATACTTAACAGTTATCTTGAAAAGACCGTCAGAAAAGACGAAACCGAAAAACTCGGCAGCGGCGACACAATGACGAAAAGCTTCGGGCATCCGCCGGAAGAACTGTTTCCGGGCGTGTTGCTCGGCCAGAACAAAACCACGCCTGACCTTATCGGGTTTATCGATCGTGAAAAAGAAAAGGGAAATGCAAATCTCGGCAATTACCAAAATGAGCTCCATCAGCGCACATCGATGCCTGTTTCGGTCATTATACTTACGTTTTTAGGACTGTCGCTCGCGTCGCAAAAAAAGCGTGGTGGGCTTGGGATGAACCTTGCTATCGGTATATCACTGGCTTTCGTATTTGTATTCTCGTTTGAAGCGCTGAAGGTGGTCTCCAAAAACCAGTCGCTGCCTCCGCTTTTGGCAATGTGGCTACCCAACCTGATTTTTGGGCCTGTGGCTTTGTATCTTTATCTGAAAAGGGCAAATCAGTAG
- a CDS encoding Biotin-protein ligase codes for MAGLFYLKECKSTNDEISTFLHSESTDLTAVYTFHQTNGRGQYGNMWESAPDLNLAFTVAVPVADFGGGSTFVNFRTAALLTDFLAKLTNVKVEIKWPNDLIIKNKKIGGILSEQKNVDGKTFFVIGIGLNLLQENFENLPKAGSLLTQTGVALDPDDTAHSLFAVLGGLKEVFSESELMETININLYRKDAVSVFELNGVRQNGIIKYVDDEGFLWVDLESGGTQKFFHKEIELLY; via the coding sequence ATGGCCGGCCTCTTTTATCTTAAAGAATGTAAATCTACCAACGATGAAATCAGCACTTTTCTTCATTCTGAAAGCACAGATCTTACGGCGGTTTACACTTTTCATCAAACCAACGGAAGAGGGCAGTATGGCAACATGTGGGAATCCGCTCCGGACCTCAATCTTGCATTCACGGTTGCAGTGCCGGTTGCCGATTTTGGTGGAGGAAGTACTTTCGTCAATTTCCGTACCGCTGCGCTGCTCACGGATTTTCTGGCCAAATTGACAAACGTAAAGGTTGAAATAAAATGGCCAAACGATCTTATTATTAAAAACAAAAAGATTGGCGGAATACTTTCTGAACAGAAAAACGTTGATGGAAAAACTTTTTTTGTGATCGGAATCGGTCTTAATTTACTTCAGGAAAATTTTGAAAATCTTCCGAAAGCGGGTTCATTACTCACTCAGACCGGTGTTGCATTAGATCCTGATGATACAGCGCATTCGCTTTTTGCGGTGTTGGGCGGTCTGAAAGAAGTGTTTTCAGAATCAGAACTGATGGAAACAATCAACATCAATCTATACCGTAAAGATGCGGTTTCCGTATTTGAACTGAACGGCGTAAGACAAAATGGCATTATTAAATATGTGGATGACGAAGGCTTTCTGTGGGTTGATCTTGAATCCGGAGGAACGCAAAAATTCTTTCACAAAGAAATAGAACTGCTCTACTGA
- a CDS encoding Iojap family protein, producing the protein MNRIIDKQQLTDKIVEAIQDTKGEDIMIFDLSKIENSVAQTFIICTGNSNTQVSAISGNVEKKVRNDLQDRPWHVEGTENSLWVLLDYVSVVVHIFQRETREYYDIEELWGDALITKIENN; encoded by the coding sequence ATGAATAGAATTATTGACAAACAACAGCTTACCGACAAAATCGTAGAAGCCATCCAAGATACCAAAGGCGAAGACATTATGATTTTCGATCTTTCAAAAATCGAAAACTCCGTAGCACAAACTTTCATTATCTGCACCGGAAACTCCAACACCCAGGTTTCCGCTATCTCAGGAAACGTTGAGAAAAAAGTACGTAACGACTTGCAAGACAGGCCGTGGCACGTAGAAGGTACCGAAAACTCACTTTGGGTACTTTTAGATTATGTTTCGGTTGTAGTGCATATCTTCCAGAGAGAAACACGGGAGTATTACGACATCGAAGAGCTTTGGGGTGACGCTTTAATCACCAAAATAGAGAATAACTAA
- a CDS encoding Cell division protein ftsH, with protein sequence MTKPSFVKIFINNMNKNKGFNWFFPIVIAAILLIFFTNMNSDSASNTLDEEGFYTLLQQGKVQDVLIYKDTEKADVFLTKAAKTELASKKAAADNSPFAAFDLAPKPDFTLSFGDLQLFLEKFDKIKQDNPALTTKKDYGIGKNPMTELLFTALFWIGIMALFYFVIFRKMMGGGGGGPGGQIFSIGKSKAKLFDEKDKVQVTFKDVAGLEGAKEEVQEVVDFLKNSDKYTKLGGKIPKGVLLVGPPGTGKTLLAKAVAGEAKVPFFSLSGSDFVEMFVGVGASRVRDLFAQAKAKSPAIIFIDEIDAIGRARGKGNFTGGNDERENTLNQLLTEMDGFGTDTNVIVMGATNRADILDKALMRAGRFDRSIYVDLPELHERREIFDVHLAKIKLEPNIDREFLAKQTPGFSGADIANVCNEAALIAARNDHESVTKQDFLDAVDRIIGGLEKKNKAIKPSEKRRVAFHEAGHATISWLVEHAAPLLKVTIVPRGRSLGAAWYLPEERQLTTTEQMYDELCATLGGRAAEQVIFGNISTGALSDLERVTKQAQAMVTIYGLNEKIGNISYYDSSGQSEYNFGKPYSDQTAKMIDEEISKIIETQYQRAVMILTENRDKLDALAAKLLEKEVIFREDLEEIFGQRAWDPELTERPVSNTQVIENEIPEVPGTPEPNTPA encoded by the coding sequence TTGACGAAACCATCTTTCGTCAAAATTTTTATAAATAATATGAATAAAAATAAAGGATTCAACTGGTTCTTCCCCATCGTTATTGCTGCGATCCTACTCATATTTTTCACTAATATGAACAGTGATTCTGCATCCAACACACTGGATGAAGAAGGATTTTATACCTTACTTCAGCAGGGGAAAGTACAGGATGTACTGATATACAAAGACACGGAAAAAGCCGATGTTTTCCTCACAAAAGCTGCTAAAACAGAACTCGCCAGCAAAAAAGCCGCTGCGGACAATAGTCCTTTCGCCGCTTTTGACCTCGCCCCGAAACCTGACTTTACGTTGAGTTTTGGTGATCTGCAGCTTTTCCTCGAAAAATTCGATAAGATTAAGCAGGATAACCCCGCACTTACCACTAAAAAAGATTACGGCATCGGGAAAAACCCAATGACAGAGTTGCTTTTCACAGCGCTTTTCTGGATCGGTATTATGGCGCTTTTCTATTTTGTGATTTTCCGCAAAATGATGGGTGGCGGCGGCGGTGGCCCCGGCGGACAGATCTTCTCAATCGGTAAATCCAAGGCAAAACTTTTCGACGAGAAAGATAAAGTTCAGGTTACATTTAAGGATGTGGCCGGATTAGAAGGCGCAAAAGAAGAAGTTCAGGAAGTGGTAGATTTCCTTAAAAATTCTGACAAATACACCAAGCTCGGTGGAAAAATACCAAAAGGTGTTCTGTTGGTAGGTCCTCCGGGAACCGGTAAAACCTTGCTTGCAAAAGCTGTTGCAGGCGAAGCTAAAGTTCCTTTTTTCTCACTTTCAGGTTCAGATTTTGTTGAAATGTTTGTAGGAGTTGGAGCTTCCAGAGTGCGTGATTTGTTTGCGCAGGCCAAAGCTAAATCGCCCGCAATTATCTTCATCGATGAAATTGATGCAATCGGTAGAGCCCGTGGTAAAGGAAACTTCACAGGTGGAAACGACGAAAGAGAAAACACACTTAACCAGCTACTTACGGAAATGGACGGTTTCGGTACAGATACGAATGTAATCGTAATGGGTGCCACCAACCGTGCTGATATTCTGGATAAAGCTTTAATGAGAGCCGGACGTTTCGACCGCTCAATCTATGTTGATTTACCTGAACTTCACGAAAGAAGAGAAATATTTGATGTGCATTTGGCCAAGATTAAACTTGAACCCAACATCGACCGAGAATTCCTCGCAAAACAAACCCCGGGTTTCAGTGGTGCTGATATTGCCAATGTATGTAATGAAGCGGCACTTATCGCTGCCAGAAACGATCACGAATCGGTAACCAAGCAGGATTTCCTTGACGCTGTTGACCGGATCATCGGTGGACTCGAAAAGAAAAACAAAGCGATTAAGCCTTCAGAAAAAAGAAGAGTTGCATTCCACGAAGCGGGCCACGCCACGATTTCATGGCTTGTGGAGCACGCAGCACCATTGCTTAAAGTTACAATCGTTCCGCGCGGACGGTCTCTGGGCGCAGCATGGTATCTTCCGGAAGAGCGACAACTTACCACAACCGAGCAGATGTACGATGAACTGTGTGCGACTTTAGGAGGTAGAGCAGCTGAGCAGGTTATCTTCGGAAATATTTCTACAGGCGCATTATCTGATCTTGAAAGAGTTACAAAACAGGCTCAGGCGATGGTAACCATATACGGCCTCAACGAAAAAATCGGAAACATCTCGTATTATGACAGCTCAGGCCAGTCTGAATACAACTTTGGGAAACCCTATTCTGACCAGACAGCTAAGATGATCGACGAGGAAATCTCGAAAATCATCGAAACACAATATCAGCGTGCTGTGATGATTTTAACTGAAAACCGCGATAAACTAGATGCTTTAGCGGCAAAACTTTTAGAAAAAGAAGTAATTTTCCGCGAAGACTTAGAAGAAATATTCGGTCAGCGTGCCTGGGATCCCGAACTTACCGAAAGGCCGGTTTCGAACACCCAAGTTATTGAGAACGAGATACCTGAAGTACCAGGAACACCCGAACCAAATACACCTGCATAA
- a CDS encoding Phosphatidate cytidylyltransferase — translation MDKNLLQRLFGGAIYGLLVILCTTPVGSGLINGISPGFVQQQHLYYGLITFFLFAGAWECVKMMKFNPKSWEKWVVFPIIVFIFYRFSKRYFGHGFYFDYNLSELLALSLIVIAVVTLFKFTKELYFDNGKLIFTVIYTALPFGFALGLPKFSSVNETFTLEVFFLFVLIWSSDSFAYFAGRLFGKHKMAPKISPKKTWEGYAGGVILTLILSFFVEKYNVDLRGNWMVVGFLVAVFAPIGDLVESQLKRSFGAKDSGNIIPGHGGILDRLDSFIITVPVVYLYLILEKFI, via the coding sequence TTGGATAAAAATTTACTTCAACGGCTTTTTGGCGGTGCGATCTATGGCCTGCTTGTAATTTTATGCACCACGCCTGTCGGCTCCGGGCTCATCAACGGAATTTCTCCAGGGTTTGTGCAGCAGCAGCATCTATACTATGGACTCATCACATTTTTTCTATTCGCGGGAGCGTGGGAATGTGTGAAAATGATGAAATTCAACCCTAAAAGCTGGGAAAAATGGGTGGTCTTTCCGATAATTGTTTTCATATTCTACCGGTTTTCAAAAAGATATTTCGGCCACGGCTTCTATTTCGACTATAATCTATCAGAGCTGTTAGCGCTTTCATTGATTGTAATTGCGGTAGTAACACTTTTCAAATTCACCAAAGAACTGTATTTCGACAACGGCAAACTTATATTCACTGTTATTTACACGGCCCTTCCTTTTGGTTTTGCCTTAGGATTACCGAAATTTTCGTCGGTGAATGAAACCTTTACCCTTGAAGTTTTCTTTCTGTTCGTCCTGATCTGGAGCAGCGATTCGTTTGCGTATTTTGCCGGCAGACTTTTCGGAAAGCACAAAATGGCGCCCAAAATTTCACCTAAAAAAACCTGGGAAGGTTATGCGGGTGGCGTTATTCTTACTTTAATCCTGTCTTTTTTTGTTGAAAAGTACAACGTAGATTTACGCGGTAACTGGATGGTGGTTGGTTTTCTGGTAGCGGTTTTTGCGCCGATTGGCGATTTGGTAGAAAGCCAGCTGAAGCGATCCTTCGGTGCTAAAGATTCCGGAAATATTATTCCTGGTCACGGCGGCATACTCGATCGGCTCGACAGTTTTATTATCACCGTTCCTGTTGTATATTTGTATTTAATATTAGAAAAATTTATTTAA
- a CDS encoding Phosphatidylserine decarboxylase, which produces MKLHKESTGTIVVASVIFAVAAIVSVYYLEQWSLLILIPMLVIFGLIFWFFRVPNRDIQDHKENVIAPVDGKVVMIKEVDENEFLNEKAIQISIFMSPLNVHICRFPVSGKVIYKKYHPGRYLVAWHEKSSTENERTTIAVESLTNHKVVFRQIAGYVARRIVFYCNEGDDAKAGHEFGFIKFGSRMDIFLPLDTEITCKIGDKTKGGIDVIAKMNE; this is translated from the coding sequence ATGAAACTACATAAAGAGTCCACGGGAACCATTGTTGTAGCCAGTGTAATATTTGCGGTGGCAGCAATTGTATCAGTTTACTACCTCGAGCAGTGGTCTCTTCTGATCCTGATTCCGATGCTGGTTATTTTCGGTCTTATTTTCTGGTTTTTCCGCGTGCCGAACCGCGACATCCAGGATCATAAAGAAAACGTAATCGCTCCGGTTGACGGAAAAGTGGTGATGATAAAAGAAGTGGATGAGAATGAATTTTTAAATGAAAAAGCCATACAGATCTCTATATTTATGTCGCCACTGAATGTGCATATCTGCAGATTTCCTGTATCGGGCAAAGTAATTTATAAAAAATATCATCCGGGCCGATATCTTGTTGCGTGGCACGAGAAATCTTCAACTGAAAACGAAAGGACTACCATTGCCGTAGAAAGCCTAACAAACCATAAAGTGGTCTTCCGTCAAATTGCAGGTTACGTCGCACGGCGTATCGTATTCTACTGTAATGAAGGCGATGACGCAAAAGCCGGGCACGAATTCGGTTTCATTAAATTCGGATCGCGGATGGATATTTTCTTACCGCTTGATACAGAAATCACGTGTAAAATCGGCGATAAAACAAAAGGCGGAATTGATGTAATTGCCAAAATGAACGAATAA